The sequence CTTGAGCAAAGCTCAGTGACCctaaaacagtgattctcaaccttcccttcccatccacacaccaccttaaagcaatctcttactaatcacagagcacttatggcttagggattacttaaagtggtttgtaagtggggggaaaaaaaggtcgagaaccactgcatGAAAATAATGGTTAGCAAGACAGAGGGCTTACTAGAATCATCCATATCATTGTTGTAAACAGAGAGACACTTGCTCCAGATTGCCTGTGGTGGTTTGAGAGAACATTTCCTGGACAATTTTTTAGGATGGTCAGAGTGGACTTGGGAATGGTGATAGAAGACAATTCCAATGTTCCAACaagaaaataaatgcaaaatgTGAATGATGTTGCATCTCCTGATTACAATTTGAAATCTTTACCATTTTGAATTCCATATTGTCCATTCATTATTGAGTGATCAAAATCAGATTCACTTCCACCGGAGTCTGGGGAGTTGGGCGCTTGAGAACCTGCAAATCACCAAGAGAGTAAAACTGTATATCAATTGCATCACTCAACTCCACACAGCagattttcataatttatttcaCTTAAGTTAACTCTATTCACTGAGCCGTATCAATGAAGAAATTAGATTTTGATCAACTGGTTTGAATGGTCCAAGTCAGGTTTTACAATACAAATAAGGGTTATGGAACCAAATGGCACAATGGAATTCAGTAAACATTTGCCTCTTCATTTCCATCTTTCACAATTATCTAACCCAGTGTCCCACTGCCTTTTCACCTGCCTACTCAACAGGTTAAAACCAGTATTGGATTAGAAATTGTTCCAGCTTAAACATGTTAATTGATACACAGAGGGTGTCACATACAGAACCACCTGTATGTTGGAACTTGAATGTCTTTGATAAACAGACAGTTCAGTATGGTCCCAAATCATATGGACAAAATGCCTGTCAATTCTGAACTGAAAAAAACCTAATGAATAAAAATGCAACATTGGGTTtcatatggacttcagtaaattTGCTGGATTGTCTTTGATTGCTCATTTAGCGCAAATAAAACCTTTGTTATCTCAATCCATTCATCAAGAATAGGTATCAGATAAGCTTGCTGTTTAAGAGGTTAGTCCTGTGTGTTTAAAACAAACTATATTAATTCACAGGGAAGTGAGCAGTTGATGATTCCCAAGACATTTGTGCACTgcaccccagcatctgtagattttcttatTAGCTTACCTGGATTAGATTCATCAATACTATATGGAGATGTGGGGGCTGATTCATACCCAGGGTCACTGGGTTGGAAATCAGGCAAGGTCTTCCAATGATCAGGTGATTCTTCATTGTCCAACTCATTCCAggctagagagaaaaaaattgaaaattacaGTCTATTCAAACACAATCATCTCAAGATTTAAACTCCAGACAAATTGCTCCACTTTCATTTAACAAAGAACAAAGGCAAATGAATGTAGCAGCAAGCACCTAAATGAAGTCAGTCTCCAACAGCCATCAAGGAAAGCAGTTGGCTCCGTTCCCTTGCCAAAAGTGATGGCAATTTCCATCTCCTCAAGTTGAAGGTCACTCAATTGAATCAATGAGTCATTTTTATTTTCTTGCTGGTCCAGAATTTGGTTTGCTCAAAATATTTTGAGCCCACAAATATTGTACCTGCAGATCCTACGCCCATGTCTCATCTACGTGGTGGATACAAGTTAACAGGTATTCGTATCAACGATGCTGGAAGTTGTCCTTCCTTTCTCTTCCCATTCAATTGACTTTTAAATCTCAACCTGAGCTCAACCATAAAAAGTCTTCTCCACTAAAACGAGCAAAATGGAGTTGACAGATCAAGTAAGGTTGCCAGGCCAACaccctttttttttgccaagcaATAAAGGAAGCAAATTCCAGAGCTAGTCTTATCTCCTTGGGATCTACTTCAGGAACGTTGGTTCTTCAAGAACCGCACATTACACACTCTCCTCCAAAACCAGTTAAAGAGTATCACCCTTTTTAAAGCTGCACACACCGAAGTGTAAAGTTCATTTGGGTCAGCTTAAAGTTCAGTGCAGTTAAATGAAATGTCACTAACTTCATCTTCATTTGAAAAGTTTTCTTAAAACACTTACTAATTACAGTGTCCAGGAACTTGTAATCGTTGGAATCTTCTGGTAGGATGCTTTGCAAGATATCACTGAAGTCGTCTAGTATCAAATCTAAACCTAGCACCAAGAGAAAGCAACATTAATCTGTTTTTATTCTTAAATCATATTTGacattaaaattatttattttcagttCTGCAGGACATTTTCTGAAAGGGAAAGTCTTTTCAATTGGCGACAGAATGCACAGGTAATTACTCAGGTAACTAAAACTATGCAGAAATAAGATTTTACATCTATTTTAGAGTTGCTGCCAAAGATTATTGGTCATTGTTGATGTAcgtgattgggtggcacagttagcccaACACTatgacagcgccagtgacccaggtgtctggaagaagtttgtatgttcgccccatgtctgcgtgggtttcctccagccttgggtggcacaggctcatggcctAAAAGGGCCTGAAACTGTGCTGCATCTCTCTAAAAATAAATTCCTTGACTACCTCAAATTATCTTTAGGTCGACACGAAGACGAGTCGCTGAATTAACTTTCATAGATTTCCCCCACCACCTCTATTTATTCAGTTATGATCAGGCTTTTCAAATTTTCCACCAGAAAACAGCAATTAGGAGGGTGAGTATATACATTACAAAGCTGGTGGCTGGCAAATGGCAGCTGCCTCACTTACTGTTTTTACTCAAGTCCTGGTGGCTTTTGTAGAGTTCTTCCCCCAGTGGGCCAAAACTGGCCACGAGTTGGCTCTTTGTCAGTCCATGGAGCATGGGTCCATCCATGTCGCAGAAGGAAAGGTCGATGTTGTTGGCATCGTACTTGTGTTTCTCGACATTGTAACTGATCCATTCCAAGACATGCTGCTTACTCCACAGCTGAGGGTCAACTTGGAACCAAGAGGGAGAATCTGGACAAAGCAAAACAATCCAGTGAaggtgctggggggtggggggggggggagggtgtgaagTGGCTCATAGTGTCAACCCCTTGCAAAGCTGCTCAACTGTG comes from Narcine bancroftii isolate sNarBan1 chromosome 5, sNarBan1.hap1, whole genome shotgun sequence and encodes:
- the elf3 gene encoding ETS-related transcription factor Elf-3, with translation MASTYGLGSILPDVMRSVYQTEENQTLSAGARDPPLTPVLPADDSPSWFQVDPQLWSKQHVLEWISYNVEKHKYDANNIDLSFCDMDGPMLHGLTKSQLVASFGPLGEELYKSHQDLSKNSLDLILDDFSDILQSILPEDSNDYKFLDTVITWNELDNEESPDHWKTLPDFQPSDPGYESAPTSPYSIDESNPGSQAPNSPDSGGSESDFDHSIMNGQYGIQNEFPKISHIDSNPPKRGRGRPRKFGKEEKSCAETKRSKHSPRGTHLWEFIRDILLHPEANNGLLKWEDRSEGIFKFLKSEAVAQLWGEKKKNSSMTYEKLSRAMRYYYKREILERVDGRRLVYKFGKNSSGWKVGDA